The Caulifigura coniformis genome includes a region encoding these proteins:
- a CDS encoding phosphohexomutase domain-containing protein, protein MSVRSYVCPGEVHPISRSVHLARLAADYAKCSACPHCSDLGGIGLPVRPDRVETTLAPVLQRERLWRSLRSPGARAEILACCEALAALLWQETPWELPVNEWNAGETCGPTGPLVCVAAHPSDVAESFSTEVIRRMSRSGCRVVSLGAVSRAALDFAVDHLECSAGIWVEGGGSPAGIGIRVTGPASSAWSEGGRLGGVVEWMDGRAGRPSRIAGAVKSFEILPAYRESLVRHYGPVATELAAVGMGTVLQSTWSGLDARVACQLREACPGGRCDEAPSATLLRALQEDVVRQRMGGGVVFGADGRQAWWVDRREGLRTDRFIAERLAQELRQETGEREVRVVAAEELMWTELNAAGVRLVTCGPGEEKLVDAMRRHRALLGCDGAGRYWIARPIPRCDGLLTLAYLCRTVAAGGSALQRCA, encoded by the coding sequence ATGTCGGTGCGGAGCTACGTGTGTCCGGGAGAGGTGCATCCGATCAGTCGGTCGGTTCACCTTGCGCGGCTCGCGGCCGACTATGCGAAGTGCTCGGCGTGTCCACATTGCAGCGACCTCGGCGGCATCGGGCTTCCCGTGCGGCCGGACCGTGTTGAGACGACGCTGGCTCCGGTTCTGCAGCGGGAGCGGCTGTGGCGATCGCTGCGGAGCCCGGGGGCGCGAGCCGAGATTCTTGCCTGCTGTGAGGCGCTGGCGGCGCTGTTGTGGCAGGAAACGCCCTGGGAGCTTCCGGTGAATGAATGGAACGCGGGCGAGACCTGCGGACCGACCGGGCCTCTGGTTTGCGTGGCGGCGCATCCTTCCGATGTGGCGGAATCGTTTTCGACCGAAGTCATCCGTCGGATGAGCCGCAGTGGTTGCCGCGTCGTTTCGCTTGGGGCTGTCAGTCGCGCGGCGCTCGATTTCGCGGTCGACCATCTCGAATGCTCCGCAGGAATCTGGGTGGAAGGTGGCGGCTCGCCGGCGGGGATCGGGATTCGCGTCACGGGGCCGGCCTCGTCGGCCTGGTCGGAAGGAGGCCGGCTTGGCGGTGTAGTTGAATGGATGGACGGACGGGCGGGGCGGCCGTCACGAATTGCCGGAGCGGTCAAGTCGTTCGAGATTCTGCCGGCCTATCGCGAGAGTCTTGTTCGTCACTACGGGCCTGTGGCGACAGAACTGGCCGCGGTCGGCATGGGGACGGTGCTGCAGTCGACCTGGTCGGGGCTCGATGCGCGAGTGGCCTGCCAATTGCGGGAAGCCTGTCCGGGAGGCCGGTGTGACGAAGCTCCTTCCGCCACCTTGCTGAGAGCGCTTCAGGAGGACGTTGTCCGGCAGCGAATGGGCGGCGGCGTGGTGTTCGGAGCCGACGGCCGCCAGGCGTGGTGGGTCGACCGCCGCGAGGGGCTGCGGACCGATCGGTTCATCGCTGAACGGTTGGCGCAGGAGCTTCGGCAGGAAACAGGCGAGCGGGAAGTGCGGGTGGTGGCGGCGGAAGAGTTGATGTGGACCGAACTCAACGCGGCAGGTGTACGGCTGGTGACCTGCGGGCCGGGAGAGGAGAAACTCGTCGACGCGATGCGGCGTCACCGGGCGCTCCTCGGTTGCGACGGCGCGGGGCGTTACTGGATTGCCAGGCCGATCCCAAGATGCGACGGGCTGCTGACGCTGGCCTATCTTTGCCGGACGGTCGCCGCCGGGGGATCCGCGCTTCAGCGGTGTGCATAG
- a CDS encoding MarR family winged helix-turn-helix transcriptional regulator: MVLEYDWENSVGYWICTTSHAIRRALSNRLAQERMTLRQWEVLACLSQRQNSSQAEIAECLGIEPHTLTGIISRMERDGWVRRVASSTDRRRYSILPTERGHAVWTRAVDWCREVRNQALTGFSPEECRLMKQYCERIRRNLGDDSDINMPAANAKAESLSEPTESESSILELAHSAG, encoded by the coding sequence ATGGTGCTCGAATACGACTGGGAAAACAGCGTTGGCTACTGGATCTGCACGACCTCGCATGCGATCCGACGCGCCTTGAGCAACCGCCTCGCGCAGGAACGGATGACGCTTCGTCAGTGGGAAGTCCTCGCCTGCCTCTCTCAACGTCAGAACTCTTCGCAGGCCGAGATCGCAGAGTGCCTGGGAATCGAGCCCCACACGCTGACAGGCATCATCAGCCGCATGGAGCGAGACGGCTGGGTGAGGCGCGTCGCCTCATCCACCGATCGTCGCCGCTATTCGATTCTCCCCACGGAACGGGGACATGCCGTCTGGACCCGGGCCGTCGACTGGTGTCGCGAAGTCCGGAACCAGGCGCTGACCGGCTTTTCCCCGGAAGAGTGCCGGCTCATGAAGCAGTACTGCGAGCGGATCCGCAGGAACCTCGGCGACGACTCCGACATCAACATGCCCGCCGCAAACGCGAAGGCCGAATCCTTGTCGGAACCAACGGAATCCGAAAGCTCGATCCTCGAACTGGCTCATTCGGCTGGTTGA
- a CDS encoding sulfatase family protein, producing the protein MFTMSSRLQGVMFALLTLVCATAPAAEGKRPNILMIFADDWGRHASAYAKLEPGGINDIVQTPHFDRVAKQGVLFRNAFVNSPSCTPCRSSFMSGQYFWRTGRGAILRGAVWDSTIPSWPLLLRDAGYNLGKTYKVWSPGSPVDAPYGGKEYAFDKGAGQVSSFSETVTAAVANGTPVEDAKQAVLSNVRENFQAFLAKRDPARPFAYWFGTTNTHRKWKRGSGKAIWGLEPDSLKGKLPKFLPDVPEVREDLADYLGEAQALDAMIGILLDELQKTGEAENTLIAISGDHGAPGFPHGKCNLYDFGTRVSLAIAGPGVAGGRVVDDFVSIPDLAPTFVEAGGGTPPAVMTARSLWPVLRSSASGQVDPARDAVYIGRERHVEMAREGFLPYPQRAIRTANHLFIINFHPERRPLGDPLEVASGTPPSFRDLENETFVAFPDDDAGLTKAWLVSHRDDPQWKPFYEHTYGLRPREELYELRNDPDQMNNLAADPAYQSQVADLRRQLMGELERSGDPRVKEDGRFFESPPLAGPLPGDVQQPNRRRRAN; encoded by the coding sequence ATGTTCACGATGTCATCGCGGCTGCAGGGGGTGATGTTCGCTCTCCTCACGCTGGTCTGCGCGACCGCGCCGGCGGCCGAAGGCAAACGCCCCAACATCCTCATGATCTTCGCCGACGACTGGGGCCGGCACGCGAGCGCGTACGCGAAGCTCGAACCAGGCGGAATCAACGACATCGTGCAGACGCCGCACTTCGACCGCGTCGCAAAACAGGGAGTCCTGTTCCGCAATGCGTTCGTCAACTCTCCGTCCTGCACTCCCTGCCGCAGTTCGTTCATGTCCGGCCAGTACTTCTGGAGGACTGGACGGGGCGCCATCCTGCGGGGGGCCGTCTGGGATTCCACGATTCCATCCTGGCCATTGCTTCTTCGTGACGCCGGATACAACCTCGGCAAAACGTATAAGGTCTGGAGCCCGGGCTCGCCTGTCGATGCCCCCTACGGCGGGAAGGAGTACGCCTTCGACAAGGGAGCGGGGCAGGTCTCGAGCTTTTCCGAAACGGTCACGGCTGCGGTCGCGAACGGAACTCCGGTCGAAGACGCGAAGCAGGCCGTGCTCTCCAACGTGCGGGAGAACTTCCAGGCGTTCCTCGCGAAGCGCGACCCGGCCAGGCCGTTCGCCTACTGGTTCGGAACGACGAACACACATCGCAAATGGAAGCGGGGGTCCGGCAAGGCGATCTGGGGACTCGAACCCGACAGCCTGAAGGGGAAGCTTCCGAAGTTCCTGCCAGACGTCCCCGAAGTCCGTGAGGATCTGGCCGACTACCTCGGCGAGGCGCAGGCGCTCGATGCCATGATTGGCATCCTGCTCGACGAACTGCAGAAAACCGGCGAGGCCGAGAACACCCTCATCGCCATCAGCGGCGACCACGGCGCGCCCGGGTTTCCACACGGCAAATGCAACCTGTACGACTTCGGCACCCGCGTCAGCCTCGCAATCGCGGGCCCCGGCGTCGCAGGTGGCCGCGTGGTCGACGACTTTGTCTCGATCCCCGACCTGGCGCCGACGTTCGTGGAAGCCGGAGGCGGAACCCCGCCGGCCGTCATGACGGCCCGCAGCTTGTGGCCCGTGTTGCGATCGAGCGCGTCGGGCCAGGTCGATCCCGCCAGGGACGCCGTCTATATCGGTCGCGAGCGCCACGTCGAGATGGCGCGCGAAGGTTTTCTCCCCTATCCACAGCGAGCCATCCGAACCGCGAACCACCTGTTCATCATCAACTTCCATCCCGAGCGCAGGCCGCTCGGCGATCCGCTCGAGGTCGCCTCCGGTACTCCGCCATCGTTCAGGGACCTCGAGAACGAGACCTTCGTCGCGTTTCCCGATGACGATGCCGGGCTGACTAAAGCCTGGCTGGTTTCACATCGCGACGACCCGCAGTGGAAGCCCTTCTACGAGCACACCTACGGGCTGCGTCCCCGTGAAGAGCTCTATGAACTCCGTAACGATCCCGATCAGATGAACAACCTGGCCGCGGATCCGGCCTATCAATCGCAGGTCGCTGACCTGCGGCGACAGCTGATGGGGGAACTCGAGCGATCGGGGGATCCGCGCGTGAAAGAGGACGGTCGATTCTTCGAGTCGCCGCCCTTGGCGGGCCCCCTGCCCGGCGACGTGCAGCAGCCCAACCGCCGGCGGCGTGCTAACTGA
- a CDS encoding sulfatase family protein, which yields MKLPLGSRSLPLLLLLVVCGFAAPAVAAPDIVLFIADDLSQRDISPYGAKAFRTPNLQALADAGLTFENAYVASPSCAPSRAALLTGLMPARNGSEANHSRPKAEIRKWPAYFQELGYEVVAYGKVSHYRHTIDYGFDSFAHDKFHEDIAIPEAVKFLRNRGKGSKPLCLLVGTNWPHVPWPDTPEGYDPETIPPAPGNVDTHASRLARARYAAAVTRADRDLGLVMSAVREVLGDQALIAFTSDHGSQWPFGKWNCYEGGVRVPLIVSWPGVTKAASRTSAMVSWIDLLPTLVSVAGGAPSDAIDGRSFVGVLKGTADAHRDAIFTTHSGDGNWNVYPQRGVRVGRWKYIRNLHPEFAFTSHVDLPDRQGNRTYFESWQKAAETDPAAAAAIKRYHLRPAEELFDLDADPLEQQNLVEDPRGKEALDRLRRQLDEWMTSQGDQQTVFGEPRLLTDPTSFGPDAISGDPQARKRAGRKAP from the coding sequence ATGAAACTCCCGCTCGGTTCGAGATCTCTCCCCCTGCTCCTGCTGCTCGTCGTGTGCGGGTTCGCCGCGCCGGCCGTGGCCGCTCCCGACATCGTGCTGTTCATCGCCGACGACCTCTCCCAGCGAGACATTTCTCCGTACGGGGCCAAGGCGTTCCGGACACCCAACCTCCAGGCCCTGGCGGACGCGGGCCTGACCTTTGAAAACGCCTATGTCGCTTCCCCCAGTTGCGCCCCCAGCCGGGCCGCCCTGCTCACTGGCCTGATGCCCGCCCGGAACGGCTCGGAGGCTAATCACAGCAGGCCGAAAGCGGAGATCCGCAAGTGGCCCGCCTATTTTCAGGAGCTGGGTTATGAAGTGGTGGCCTATGGCAAGGTCTCGCACTACAGGCACACGATCGACTACGGGTTCGACTCGTTTGCCCACGACAAGTTCCACGAGGACATCGCCATCCCGGAAGCGGTGAAGTTCCTCCGCAATCGCGGGAAGGGCTCGAAGCCGCTGTGCCTGCTGGTCGGGACGAACTGGCCGCATGTCCCGTGGCCCGACACTCCCGAGGGCTACGATCCGGAAACCATTCCGCCGGCGCCGGGCAACGTCGACACGCATGCGTCGCGTCTGGCCCGGGCCCGCTATGCGGCGGCGGTCACACGGGCCGACCGCGATCTGGGCCTCGTAATGTCTGCCGTCCGTGAGGTGCTCGGGGACCAGGCATTGATCGCATTCACGAGCGACCACGGCTCCCAGTGGCCATTCGGAAAATGGAACTGCTACGAAGGGGGTGTCCGCGTTCCGCTGATCGTGTCGTGGCCGGGCGTGACGAAAGCCGCAAGCCGTACCTCCGCGATGGTGAGTTGGATCGACCTGCTGCCGACGCTGGTTTCCGTCGCCGGCGGCGCGCCGTCCGACGCCATCGACGGGCGTTCATTCGTCGGCGTTCTCAAGGGGACCGCGGACGCGCACCGCGACGCGATCTTCACGACGCACAGTGGCGACGGGAACTGGAACGTCTATCCGCAGCGCGGCGTCCGCGTCGGCCGCTGGAAATACATCCGCAACCTGCATCCGGAGTTCGCCTTTACCAGCCACGTCGACCTTCCGGATCGGCAGGGCAATAGGACCTATTTCGAGTCGTGGCAGAAAGCCGCGGAAACCGATCCCGCGGCGGCTGCCGCCATCAAGCGCTACCATCTGCGTCCCGCCGAGGAACTGTTCGACCTCGATGCCGATCCGCTGGAGCAGCAGAACCTGGTGGAAGATCCCCGCGGCAAAGAGGCCCTCGACCGCCTTCGCAGGCAGCTTGATGAGTGGATGACCAGCCAGGGCGACCAGCAGACCGTGTTCGGCGAGCCGCGTCTGCTGACTGATCCGACGAGCTTCGGGCCGGACGCGATCAGCGGCGATCCGCAGGCACGAAAACGGGCCGGAAGAAAGGCTCCTTGA
- a CDS encoding SLBB domain-containing protein: MMPVSTTTWHSLRLRRFGIVLACLAVCGCSQTKVYTAKNLPAQWHAKSIPNVTTFDMTKLSSATIPEDLIACEDVLEVTIAAGTQREDIQTMPSRVSESGEVDVLHVGRVPVAGLDLAEAEAAITRACIDREIYRTPHVTVVMKRPKVNRITVLGAVEKPGVVELRNGNSDLLQALVEAGNLTKEAGSMVEIHHPGFRPLNNGNPRIAEGTDAAGNQLTSYDTTAKTVSSRTLKVDLASLGSGAPTNYDLEDGAVVRVEKRDPPALQVIGLVRKPDRYEFPLGKNMRLTDAIALAGGTSNQLADKVFIIRRREGAEPMLVGTSIRKAKRDGNENMLLEPGDTVSIEQTPGTVFLDAIRTVGVNLGGALF; the protein is encoded by the coding sequence ATGATGCCCGTTTCGACCACAACCTGGCATTCGCTTCGCCTTCGGCGGTTCGGAATCGTTCTGGCCTGTCTGGCCGTTTGCGGGTGTTCGCAGACGAAGGTCTACACGGCGAAGAACCTGCCTGCGCAGTGGCATGCCAAGTCGATTCCGAACGTCACGACGTTCGATATGACCAAGCTGTCCTCGGCGACCATCCCTGAAGACCTGATCGCCTGCGAGGATGTGCTGGAAGTCACGATCGCGGCGGGAACGCAGCGGGAAGACATCCAGACCATGCCCTCCCGCGTCAGCGAGTCAGGTGAAGTCGATGTTCTGCATGTCGGGCGGGTGCCCGTGGCCGGTCTGGATCTTGCAGAGGCAGAGGCCGCCATCACGCGAGCCTGCATCGACCGTGAAATCTACCGGACTCCGCACGTGACGGTCGTCATGAAGCGGCCGAAGGTGAATCGGATCACGGTGCTGGGCGCTGTCGAGAAGCCGGGCGTGGTCGAACTCCGCAATGGAAACAGCGACCTGCTGCAGGCGCTGGTGGAGGCCGGCAACCTGACGAAGGAAGCGGGCTCGATGGTCGAGATTCATCATCCCGGATTCCGTCCTCTCAATAATGGAAATCCACGGATTGCCGAAGGAACGGATGCGGCCGGCAACCAGCTGACCTCGTATGACACGACGGCGAAGACCGTGTCGTCGCGGACGCTGAAGGTCGATCTGGCGTCGCTCGGATCGGGCGCGCCGACCAACTACGACCTCGAAGACGGGGCCGTCGTCCGCGTCGAGAAACGCGATCCGCCGGCACTTCAGGTGATCGGGCTGGTCCGCAAACCCGATCGTTACGAATTCCCCCTGGGAAAGAACATGCGGCTGACGGACGCAATCGCCCTGGCAGGCGGAACGTCGAACCAGCTGGCGGACAAGGTGTTCATCATCCGCCGCCGGGAAGGGGCGGAGCCAATGCTGGTAGGAACCAGCATCCGCAAGGCGAAGCGGGACGGAAACGAAAACATGCTCCTCGAACCTGGCGATACGGTTTCGATCGAGCAGACGCCCGGGACGGTGTTCCTGGACGCTATCCGAACGGTTGGCGTGAATCTGGGAGGTGCGTTGTTCTGA
- a CDS encoding GumC family protein encodes MHVGNGQTSTPGEHADLVAWMVRFLKTARARKKTVLLFFTVCSILGVVKYVTSTRLFESHAEVLVLEQGGSVLDKDRGGGRSLTDQMPNFERVFTSDRVLKQTLRELPSEYRSDFLGTSPDRWLDAFRNSVSVSTARRTNLIQVAYRSKDPETAYYVVDALVSASLEFLNSMHSDSALDVLKILRADLNRTEQALQEKQARNTQLTRESQLLFSTDEKVVNVLNEAIIRLNQDLIVAKRETTDARAMKAALETAIKNGDDVQAIAMKLSESLATEFIKAASGLGPSDAQTVARLEQSMVNDQAELQNKLSVLGARHPEVIALDARIRETQRYIVSRKEVIGAVANEQSKTVLAPRLLEIARTRLSLAEANEKELERQFNQLREEALGRNQQVAELQILTAEINQLQSHHTLLMERMRDLDLGKQTGIRAKVITDPRINRTPVSPKLSMIMLLTLVCGLGSGLGAVYIIDLIDDRFRSPDDLRVQIGAPILAMVRKLPPLAPHGLESLYPYARPTSVEAEAFRSLRTAIDFSDNDTKVLTISSTEPGDGKTTVIGSLAVAFAQGGKRILAIDGDMRRPGLTKLFDLGQRAGLSNVLKSDRPIEEAVQPLIYRPGLANLDIIAAGPRPSNPAELLSGDRLPELIAWAQERYDQILIDAPPSLAVSDVQIIGRVVDGALITVRPDRNRRKMVLRAAENLTALGCPLIGIVVNHLNAREGDEYAYGYGYGYVYGEEMHDQPAAEPIRRAA; translated from the coding sequence ATGCACGTGGGGAACGGACAGACTTCAACGCCGGGCGAACACGCCGATCTCGTGGCGTGGATGGTGCGCTTTCTGAAGACCGCACGGGCCCGCAAGAAAACGGTCCTGTTGTTCTTCACCGTCTGCTCGATCCTCGGGGTGGTGAAGTATGTCACCTCCACGCGGCTTTTTGAGTCGCACGCTGAAGTGCTGGTACTGGAGCAGGGGGGGAGCGTTCTCGACAAGGATCGCGGCGGCGGTCGGTCGCTGACCGACCAGATGCCGAACTTCGAACGCGTCTTCACCAGCGATCGCGTCCTCAAGCAGACCCTGCGTGAACTTCCTTCAGAGTACCGCAGCGACTTCCTCGGGACTTCGCCCGATCGCTGGCTCGACGCCTTCAGGAACAGCGTCTCGGTGTCCACGGCGCGGCGGACCAATCTCATCCAGGTGGCCTACCGCTCGAAGGACCCGGAGACGGCGTACTATGTGGTCGACGCTCTCGTTTCGGCGTCGCTCGAGTTCCTGAACTCGATGCACTCCGACTCCGCCCTCGACGTGCTCAAGATTCTTCGGGCCGACCTGAACCGCACCGAACAGGCGCTGCAGGAGAAGCAGGCACGGAATACGCAGCTCACCCGCGAATCGCAACTGCTGTTCAGCACCGACGAAAAGGTTGTCAACGTTCTGAACGAGGCGATCATCCGGCTGAACCAGGACCTCATCGTCGCCAAGCGGGAAACGACCGACGCCCGCGCGATGAAAGCGGCCCTGGAAACCGCCATCAAGAATGGCGACGACGTCCAGGCGATCGCCATGAAACTCAGCGAATCGCTGGCGACGGAGTTCATCAAGGCGGCCAGCGGGCTGGGGCCCTCCGATGCCCAGACCGTTGCGCGCCTCGAACAGAGCATGGTGAACGACCAGGCCGAACTGCAGAACAAGCTGTCCGTGCTCGGCGCGCGCCATCCGGAGGTGATCGCTCTGGATGCCCGGATTCGGGAAACCCAGCGGTACATCGTCAGCCGCAAGGAAGTGATCGGCGCGGTGGCCAACGAGCAGAGCAAGACGGTCCTTGCCCCCCGGCTGCTGGAGATCGCCCGCACCCGCCTTTCGCTGGCCGAGGCCAACGAGAAGGAACTGGAACGGCAGTTCAACCAGCTTCGCGAGGAAGCTCTCGGCAGGAACCAGCAGGTGGCCGAACTTCAGATCCTGACGGCCGAGATCAACCAGCTGCAGTCGCACCATACTTTGCTGATGGAGCGGATGCGCGACCTCGACCTGGGGAAGCAGACGGGGATCCGGGCCAAGGTGATCACCGACCCGCGAATCAACCGGACGCCTGTCTCTCCGAAGCTCTCGATGATCATGCTGTTGACCCTGGTCTGCGGACTGGGAAGCGGACTCGGCGCCGTCTACATCATCGATCTGATCGACGACCGTTTCCGGTCGCCGGATGATCTGCGGGTGCAGATCGGAGCCCCGATCCTGGCCATGGTCCGCAAGCTGCCGCCGCTGGCGCCACACGGGCTGGAATCCCTGTACCCCTACGCCCGGCCGACGTCCGTCGAGGCGGAAGCGTTCCGGTCGCTGCGAACGGCGATCGATTTCTCGGACAACGACACGAAGGTGCTGACGATCTCGAGCACCGAGCCCGGCGACGGGAAAACGACGGTGATCGGCAGCCTCGCCGTCGCGTTCGCCCAGGGCGGAAAACGGATCCTGGCGATCGACGGAGACATGCGTCGGCCGGGTCTCACGAAGTTGTTCGACCTTGGCCAGCGGGCGGGACTGTCGAACGTCCTGAAATCGGATCGTCCGATCGAAGAGGCCGTGCAGCCTCTCATCTATCGGCCAGGACTGGCGAATCTCGACATCATCGCTGCCGGGCCACGACCTTCGAATCCCGCCGAATTGCTCAGTGGCGACCGTCTTCCGGAACTCATTGCGTGGGCCCAGGAGCGGTACGACCAGATCCTGATCGACGCTCCGCCGTCCCTGGCCGTGTCGGACGTCCAGATCATCGGCCGCGTCGTCGATGGCGCGTTGATCACCGTCCGTCCGGATCGGAACCGTCGCAAGATGGTGCTGAGGGCGGCCGAGAACCTGACCGCGCTGGGATGCCCGCTGATCGGAATCGTCGTGAACCACCTCAACGCCCGTGAGGGCGACGAGTACGCCTACGGATACGGGTACGGCTACGTGTACGGTGAAGAAATGCACGACCAACCCGCCGCGGAACCGATTCGCCGCGCGGCATGA
- a CDS encoding O-antigen ligase family protein, whose product MDETVTHRRQRSSRSRPAEPDPGMTGPFVRGTDAGFAAIIFVLPYVMGGRQAWGHLLLGLLTCWTALCWSIHQILSDRPKWRWSGAEPLFAMGLALLILQVVSLPTATVHSISPALEKRLPLWSEVSELGEWTTISLTPQDTLASLLTVASCMLLFFTAVQRFQRSDDVQQVLTWIGISTAGMAAFGSLQLLFGNGKFFWFYEHPFTDATLIAKGGFTNANHFAHFIALGLPIWLWKLATVDKESSGRRSRSSSEWRSSRVTSDIQKLQTVAAAICLAVIGAGLLLSQSRGGMAVGSIGAAVTLFFLWRQGLIGAGLTLAICGLAVASATSLAFFGDNIEALVQRSLSDLATTDVETLDQGEARRKIWSSAIAAAKEFPIAGTGLSSHVEVYPTYYNGRNEGVEYTHAENGYLQVLMETGVAGLGIAALFIGIVAWWCLRGISRSTSPRTAALLGAITAVLAMNLVHSITDFIWYVPALMAVVLIVAAAAVRTYQMVSPAPQPAAAEGGGQFGRMTWAAAACGVACFAAFTIRLEWPLVAAEPHWFNYIHLTRAMNADEGEREESTADLGLARRRLATIAAAVRCNPNSHRAQMALARSYVQYVELKLADSDNAMPLSQIRDAAKSNFESVEEMLEWLEKPALLGERRKMLSAALNCTRRALKLCPVAGRGYLMLSDLAWLEGAGDEEEELLVDQAYEVRPFDPRVHFVIGRREFIAQRFEPAMEHWREAFDRDPTYRRQLIQGLAELVPPTFFLQNFEMDLDSTRMLWSAYENSEDEKGKAIVLTHLAEAEIGAAKTASPTEAVRHWLQASNCYRQLNDPVLMLESAQSAVDANRNSVLARQRLGTILFEQGEFDQAAEHLTWCVKRQPDNPDLQNLAQRAIMQQGKARTRVAREPSESATR is encoded by the coding sequence ATGGATGAGACCGTCACCCACCGACGCCAGCGCAGTTCGCGGTCGCGTCCCGCCGAACCTGATCCCGGCATGACGGGGCCGTTCGTCCGCGGAACGGACGCCGGATTCGCCGCGATCATCTTCGTCTTGCCCTATGTGATGGGAGGGCGTCAGGCGTGGGGGCATCTCCTGCTGGGACTGCTGACCTGCTGGACGGCGCTCTGCTGGTCGATTCATCAGATTCTGTCCGATCGCCCGAAGTGGCGATGGTCAGGCGCTGAGCCTCTGTTCGCGATGGGGTTGGCGCTGCTGATCCTGCAGGTGGTGTCGTTGCCCACGGCCACCGTTCATTCCATTTCCCCGGCACTCGAGAAGCGGCTTCCGTTGTGGAGCGAAGTCTCCGAACTCGGAGAATGGACGACGATCAGCCTGACACCGCAGGACACCCTCGCGAGCCTGCTGACGGTCGCGTCGTGCATGCTGCTGTTCTTTACGGCGGTGCAACGGTTTCAGCGGTCGGATGATGTCCAGCAGGTCCTGACGTGGATCGGCATTTCCACGGCCGGCATGGCGGCGTTCGGCTCGCTGCAACTTCTGTTCGGCAATGGAAAATTCTTCTGGTTCTACGAGCACCCGTTTACGGACGCGACGCTGATTGCCAAAGGGGGCTTCACGAACGCGAACCACTTTGCGCATTTCATTGCGCTCGGGCTTCCCATCTGGTTGTGGAAGCTGGCGACCGTCGACAAGGAATCGAGTGGGCGGCGCTCGCGGAGCAGCAGCGAGTGGAGGTCGTCACGGGTCACGAGCGACATCCAGAAACTGCAGACCGTCGCGGCCGCCATCTGCCTGGCGGTGATCGGGGCGGGGCTGCTGCTGTCGCAGTCGCGAGGCGGGATGGCTGTCGGATCGATCGGCGCGGCGGTGACGCTGTTCTTCCTGTGGAGACAGGGACTGATCGGCGCGGGGCTGACGCTCGCCATCTGCGGCCTTGCGGTGGCGAGCGCCACCTCACTGGCGTTCTTCGGCGACAATATCGAGGCGCTGGTCCAGCGGAGCCTTTCGGACCTGGCGACGACGGACGTCGAGACCCTCGACCAGGGAGAAGCACGCCGGAAGATCTGGTCGTCGGCGATTGCGGCGGCGAAGGAATTTCCGATCGCCGGAACCGGGCTGAGCAGCCATGTGGAGGTTTATCCGACCTACTACAACGGCAGGAATGAGGGCGTCGAGTACACGCATGCCGAAAACGGCTACCTGCAGGTGCTGATGGAGACCGGCGTCGCCGGGCTTGGAATCGCCGCCCTGTTCATCGGGATCGTTGCGTGGTGGTGTCTGCGGGGAATCTCACGCAGCACTTCCCCACGCACCGCCGCCCTGCTGGGGGCGATCACGGCCGTCCTGGCGATGAACCTGGTTCATTCGATCACGGATTTCATCTGGTATGTCCCGGCGTTGATGGCCGTGGTGCTGATCGTCGCCGCTGCCGCGGTGAGGACCTACCAGATGGTGTCCCCGGCGCCTCAGCCGGCGGCAGCGGAGGGAGGGGGCCAGTTCGGGCGGATGACATGGGCGGCAGCCGCCTGTGGTGTGGCCTGCTTCGCGGCCTTCACGATCCGGCTCGAGTGGCCGCTCGTCGCCGCCGAACCCCACTGGTTCAACTACATCCACCTGACGCGGGCGATGAACGCCGACGAAGGAGAGCGCGAGGAGTCGACAGCTGACCTGGGACTGGCCCGCCGACGGCTGGCCACCATTGCGGCCGCGGTGCGATGCAATCCGAATTCCCATCGGGCGCAGATGGCGCTCGCTCGATCGTATGTGCAGTATGTCGAGCTGAAGCTGGCCGACTCGGATAATGCGATGCCGCTGTCGCAGATTCGCGATGCGGCGAAGAGCAACTTCGAGTCGGTCGAAGAAATGCTCGAGTGGCTGGAGAAGCCGGCCCTCTTGGGCGAACGTCGCAAGATGCTGTCGGCCGCCCTGAACTGTACGCGGCGTGCGCTGAAACTGTGCCCGGTGGCCGGCCGCGGATACCTGATGCTTTCCGACCTCGCGTGGCTGGAAGGGGCAGGCGATGAAGAAGAAGAATTGCTTGTCGACCAAGCGTATGAGGTGCGGCCGTTCGATCCGCGTGTCCATTTCGTGATCGGACGCCGGGAGTTCATCGCGCAGCGGTTCGAGCCGGCGATGGAGCATTGGCGGGAAGCCTTCGATCGCGACCCGACCTATCGCAGGCAGTTGATCCAGGGCCTGGCGGAACTCGTTCCTCCGACGTTCTTCCTGCAGAACTTCGAGATGGACCTCGATTCGACTCGAATGCTGTGGTCGGCGTACGAGAATTCGGAGGATGAGAAAGGAAAGGCGATTGTCCTGACGCACCTCGCGGAAGCGGAAATCGGTGCTGCGAAAACCGCCTCGCCGACCGAGGCCGTCCGCCACTGGCTGCAGGCCTCCAACTGCTACAGGCAGCTGAACGATCCCGTCCTGATGCTGGAATCGGCCCAGTCGGCTGTGGATGCCAACCGGAATTCGGTGCTGGCCCGTCAGCGCCTTGGAACGATTCTCTTCGAACAGGGAGAGTTTGATCAGGCCGCCGAGCACCTGACGTGGTGCGTCAAGCGGCAGCCTGACAACCCGGATCTCCAGAACCTGGCCCAGCGGGCGATCATGCAGCAGGGGAAGGCCCGGACCCGGGTGGCGAGGGAACCGTCGGAATCGGCGACCCGCTGA